From Salinirubrum litoreum, one genomic window encodes:
- a CDS encoding ABC transporter permease: MATETSTYEERSIVERSQDSLERAIDIYGRLDTSAKVSLWIVVAIIVLAISAPLIAPYGPAEPDYDASLAGPSSDHPLGTDLTGRDVFSRILFGARVSLLVGVFAVGMAVAIGVPIGAVGGYIGGWVDETLMRLMDIMMSFPSLVLALALVGALGPNLRNVILVIGIVYTPQYARLIRGSVLSVKEEEFVEAAENTGLGDAKILFKHVIPNAFTPVLVQGTFHVATAIIFEASLSFLGLGVQPPTATWGVMIADGRGYLPDQWWISTFPGIAIMITVMTFNLLGDGLRDELDPRSATEGGPGA; the protein is encoded by the coding sequence ATGGCTACTGAAACATCTACCTACGAGGAACGGTCGATCGTCGAACGCTCACAGGACTCCCTGGAGCGTGCAATCGACATCTACGGCCGCCTCGACACGAGTGCGAAAGTATCGCTCTGGATCGTCGTGGCGATCATCGTCCTGGCGATCTCTGCTCCACTGATTGCGCCCTACGGCCCCGCAGAACCGGACTACGACGCGTCGTTGGCCGGGCCGTCTTCCGACCACCCGCTCGGGACCGACCTGACCGGCCGTGACGTGTTCTCACGGATCCTGTTCGGTGCCCGTGTGTCGCTGTTGGTGGGAGTCTTCGCCGTCGGGATGGCGGTCGCGATCGGCGTCCCCATCGGCGCAGTCGGCGGGTACATCGGCGGCTGGGTCGACGAGACGCTGATGCGGCTGATGGACATCATGATGTCGTTCCCCTCGCTGGTGCTCGCACTGGCGTTGGTCGGGGCCTTGGGACCCAACCTCCGGAACGTGATCCTGGTGATCGGGATCGTGTACACACCACAGTACGCCCGACTCATACGCGGAAGCGTCCTCTCCGTGAAAGAAGAGGAGTTCGTCGAAGCCGCCGAGAACACCGGGCTCGGAGACGCGAAGATCCTGTTCAAACACGTGATCCCCAACGCGTTCACGCCGGTGCTGGTCCAGGGGACCTTCCACGTCGCGACCGCGATCATCTTCGAGGCGTCCCTCTCCTTCCTGGGACTGGGCGTCCAGCCCCCGACGGCGACGTGGGGCGTGATGATCGCCGACGGGCGGGGGTACCTCCCCGATCAGTGGTGGATCTCCACCTTCCCGGGGATCGCGATCATGATCACGGTCATGACGTTCAACCTGCTGGGTGACGGCCTGCGCGACGAACTCGACCCACGGTCGGCGACCGAGGGAGGGCCGGGCGCATGA
- a CDS encoding M28 family peptidase translates to MFEAIDRETGSELIDRIDRERLVAHVDELADLTRHSGSEAERTAADYVAARLREYGVDVEDGEYEAYISDPDDAAMTVSGANEWQVPDDEIITVSFGGETPPAGVHGEVVFVPDVTDAALATAELEGRIAFTTGLPTPGPVERLAEAGARAAVFESPTEGHCHEMIVTPIWGTPGVDDAEHIPALPVVEISQSAGSRLRTHLDRDRVTATVETEVTTRRATLPCPVGRIEGRASDRYYVIGNHVDSWHEGVTDNATAVAATLELARVFADREEPPRRGLLFGFWTAHSFGRYAGSTRFVDDHFGDLRANGLAYIHLDLNGLRGATRLWYQHMAAIEDEHRDALATVPDLSLPDETGESSVLGDDRPGRNSDQSFWGAGLVSLLSGARLTPETPEGGPVGGGWWWHTPADTRDKVDPAVLHEETKLYAALAARICESPVAPFDHAKSAAAVGDALDELRFEHPAFDDLRRQAGELERLVTEANSIVDDAGDPTVVDAFEDLQVELGNRLVPALYKARPDHRHDSALPQGRLPGIASVGDPDDYAGRDRLFAETSLRRETNRVGELLRESASATEAFLDAFGA, encoded by the coding sequence ATGTTCGAGGCCATCGACAGGGAGACGGGGTCGGAACTGATCGACCGTATCGACAGGGAGCGGCTGGTCGCACACGTCGACGAACTCGCCGACCTGACCCGCCACTCCGGCAGCGAGGCGGAACGGACGGCGGCGGACTACGTCGCCGCTCGACTCCGGGAGTACGGAGTCGACGTGGAGGACGGGGAGTACGAGGCGTACATCAGCGATCCCGACGACGCGGCGATGACCGTCTCGGGGGCGAACGAGTGGCAGGTCCCCGATGACGAGATCATCACCGTCTCGTTCGGTGGGGAGACGCCACCGGCCGGCGTCCACGGAGAGGTCGTCTTCGTGCCCGACGTGACCGACGCGGCGCTCGCCACGGCAGAACTGGAGGGGCGGATCGCGTTCACGACTGGACTCCCGACACCCGGCCCCGTCGAACGACTGGCCGAGGCGGGTGCCCGGGCGGCCGTCTTCGAGTCACCGACCGAGGGCCACTGCCACGAGATGATCGTCACGCCGATCTGGGGGACGCCCGGCGTCGACGACGCAGAGCACATCCCAGCGCTTCCGGTCGTCGAGATCTCACAGTCGGCCGGTAGCCGACTCCGCACGCACCTCGACCGCGACCGGGTCACCGCGACCGTCGAGACGGAGGTCACGACCCGGCGAGCGACCCTCCCGTGTCCCGTCGGCCGGATCGAGGGGCGTGCGAGTGACCGCTACTACGTGATCGGGAACCACGTCGACTCGTGGCACGAGGGCGTGACGGACAACGCGACCGCGGTGGCCGCGACGCTGGAACTCGCCCGCGTGTTCGCCGACCGCGAGGAACCACCGCGTCGCGGCCTGCTGTTCGGGTTCTGGACGGCCCACTCGTTCGGACGGTACGCCGGGAGCACGCGGTTCGTCGACGACCACTTCGGTGATCTCCGCGCGAACGGCCTCGCGTACATCCACCTCGATCTGAACGGACTCAGGGGCGCGACGCGGCTCTGGTATCAACACATGGCCGCGATCGAAGACGAACACCGAGACGCGCTCGCGACGGTCCCGGACCTGTCGCTCCCGGACGAGACGGGCGAGTCGTCGGTGCTCGGCGACGACCGACCGGGCCGAAACTCCGATCAGTCTTTCTGGGGAGCGGGGCTCGTCTCCTTGCTCTCGGGTGCCAGACTCACACCGGAGACGCCCGAGGGTGGGCCGGTCGGGGGTGGCTGGTGGTGGCACACGCCCGCGGACACACGCGACAAGGTCGACCCTGCGGTCCTGCACGAGGAGACGAAGCTGTACGCGGCACTCGCCGCACGGATCTGTGAGTCGCCCGTGGCTCCGTTCGATCACGCGAAGTCCGCCGCCGCGGTCGGCGACGCACTCGACGAGTTACGCTTCGAGCACCCCGCCTTCGACGACCTCCGGCGGCAAGCGGGCGAACTGGAACGACTCGTCACCGAAGCCAATTCGATCGTCGACGACGCCGGCGATCCCACGGTCGTCGACGCGTTCGAGGACCTCCAGGTCGAACTGGGGAACCGGCTCGTCCCGGCGCTGTACAAGGCCCGCCCGGACCACCGACACGACAGCGCACTCCCCCAGGGCAGGCTGCCAGGGATCGCCAGCGTCGGCGACCCGGACGACTACGCTGGACGGGACCGCCTGTTCGCCGAGACGTCGCTCCGGCGCGAGACGAACAGAGTCGGGGAGTTGCTCAGAGAGAGCGCCTCGGCAACCGAAGCCTTCCTCGACGCCTTCGGTGCGTGA
- a CDS encoding alpha/beta hydrolase: protein MSDEWHELLAHEQYTEVDGVRTHFYDVGEGTPIVPIHGGGLTSSAELNWGAVIRPLAEHCRVIAIDQPGFGFTDLPNEDFFEPRTRADFLIDFLEAHDVGPVTLAGNSEGMFGTIYIALTRPDLVEKVVVVNSRTPRPEEPSGDLHTTEPTMESTREGLEAFRDHHLVEPENHPLFAGPITDEKVERFHEIESRCWEYNNARHEMYTTDRSVSFYEDRLIDYWAPELDQPGLLTYSTTPEIFPRVHYEDNEAKQREIEAYFADMEQLDDPMAMFHDMKDAEIHIWQDALHHVMTDQRDRWVDVVTGFLAE, encoded by the coding sequence ATGAGCGACGAATGGCACGAACTGCTGGCACACGAACAGTACACCGAGGTAGACGGCGTCCGAACCCACTTCTACGACGTGGGCGAGGGAACACCGATCGTCCCGATCCACGGGGGCGGACTCACCTCCTCGGCCGAACTCAACTGGGGCGCGGTCATCCGACCGCTCGCCGAACACTGTCGGGTGATCGCGATCGACCAACCCGGCTTCGGCTTCACCGACCTCCCGAACGAGGACTTCTTCGAACCGCGAACGCGCGCCGACTTCCTGATCGACTTTCTGGAGGCACACGACGTCGGCCCGGTCACGCTGGCGGGCAACAGCGAGGGGATGTTCGGCACCATCTACATCGCACTCACCCGCCCGGATCTCGTCGAGAAGGTCGTCGTCGTGAACTCCCGGACCCCGCGTCCCGAGGAGCCCTCTGGCGATCTCCACACGACCGAACCGACGATGGAGAGCACCCGGGAGGGGTTGGAGGCGTTCCGCGATCACCACCTCGTCGAACCGGAGAACCACCCGCTGTTCGCCGGGCCCATCACCGACGAGAAGGTCGAGCGCTTCCACGAGATCGAGTCGCGGTGCTGGGAGTACAACAACGCGCGCCACGAGATGTACACGACCGACCGGTCGGTCAGTTTCTACGAGGACCGACTGATCGACTACTGGGCACCGGAACTCGACCAACCCGGCCTGCTGACGTACAGTACGACGCCGGAGATCTTCCCCCGCGTACACTACGAGGACAACGAGGCGAAACAGCGCGAGATCGAGGCGTACTTCGCCGACATGGAGCAACTCGACGATCCGATGGCGATGTTTCACGACATGAAGGACGCCGAGATCCACATCTGGCAGGACGCACTCCACCACGTGATGACAGACCAGCGCGACCGCTGGGTGGACGTCGTCACGGGCTTTCTCGCCGAGTGA
- a CDS encoding ABC transporter ATP-binding protein, giving the protein MSSDATTNGSPVADTHRTDDETLLRLEGLTKHFAEGDTWINRLRPDKTVKTVRAVDGVDLDLAQGEIVGLVGESGCGKSTLARTLLHLLDPTSGSVYYRGEDITEYSSSQLRAFRSEAQMIYQDPFASLNPRYTVRRTLTEPMAVHDIGESKRDRVRRAVELLERVGLGEEHLDRHPHEFSGGQRQRVAIARALAVEPNLLVADEPTSALDVSVQAQILNLIFELQREMNLTVLFITHDLSVVRRICDRVAVMYLGEIAEIAPTKPLFDAPEHPYTQALMSSIPIPNPDAVRERIPLEGDVPTPIDPPSGCSFHPRCPKVIPPENWEWEHDAWRRFLRFKTRLANGTIQPAAMRKELESIRESATDDAVIDALYDEHVGGWSATDLTSDDDGTPDDTEATELLPDEVETLVRDALATLVDGRQAAAVQALDDRYTSVCATTEPKRIETTAGHVTVCHRYDDDLPGAPQGASERVIANETATGSEDD; this is encoded by the coding sequence ATGAGCTCCGACGCAACGACGAACGGGAGCCCCGTCGCGGACACTCACCGAACGGACGACGAGACGTTACTCCGTCTCGAGGGGCTGACGAAGCACTTCGCCGAAGGTGACACCTGGATCAACCGCCTCAGACCGGACAAGACGGTCAAGACCGTCCGGGCAGTCGACGGGGTCGACCTCGACCTGGCACAGGGAGAGATCGTCGGTCTCGTCGGGGAGTCGGGCTGTGGCAAGTCGACACTCGCGCGGACACTGTTGCACCTCCTCGATCCGACGAGCGGGAGCGTCTACTACAGAGGCGAAGACATCACGGAGTACTCCAGCTCTCAGCTTCGGGCGTTCCGCAGCGAAGCACAGATGATCTACCAGGACCCGTTCGCGTCGCTGAACCCGAGGTACACGGTCCGGCGCACGCTGACGGAACCCATGGCGGTTCACGACATTGGCGAGTCGAAACGTGATCGGGTTCGGCGAGCCGTCGAGTTGCTCGAACGCGTCGGCCTCGGCGAGGAACACCTGGATCGGCATCCACACGAGTTCTCCGGCGGCCAGCGACAGCGGGTCGCGATCGCCCGCGCACTGGCCGTCGAGCCGAACCTCCTGGTCGCCGACGAGCCGACCTCGGCACTCGACGTCTCCGTGCAGGCACAGATTCTCAACCTGATCTTCGAGCTCCAGCGGGAGATGAACCTCACCGTGTTGTTCATCACGCACGACCTCTCTGTCGTCCGGCGGATCTGCGACCGTGTCGCGGTGATGTACCTCGGCGAGATCGCTGAGATCGCGCCGACGAAACCGCTGTTCGACGCGCCGGAACACCCCTACACCCAGGCGCTGATGTCGTCCATCCCGATCCCGAACCCGGACGCGGTTCGCGAACGGATCCCCCTCGAGGGAGACGTCCCGACGCCGATCGATCCGCCGTCCGGATGTTCGTTCCACCCGCGCTGTCCGAAGGTGATCCCGCCGGAGAACTGGGAGTGGGAACACGACGCCTGGCGGCGCTTCCTCCGGTTCAAGACGCGGCTGGCGAACGGGACGATCCAGCCTGCTGCGATGCGCAAGGAGTTGGAGTCGATCCGCGAGAGTGCGACCGACGACGCGGTGATCGACGCACTGTACGACGAACACGTGGGCGGTTGGTCGGCGACCGATCTGACGTCGGACGACGACGGGACGCCCGACGACACAGAGGCCACGGAACTGCTCCCCGACGAGGTGGAGACGCTCGTCCGTGACGCCCTCGCGACGCTCGTCGACGGTCGGCAGGCCGCCGCCGTACAGGCGCTCGACGATCGGTACACGTCGGTCTGCGCGACGACCGAACCAAAGCGTATCGAGACGACGGCGGGCCACGTCACGGTCTGTCACCGCTACGACGACGACCTCCCCGGCGCGCCGCAGGGTGCGAGCGAGCGCGTGATCGCGAACGAAACAGCGACGGGGTCGGAGGACGACTGA
- a CDS encoding ABC transporter ATP-binding protein, with amino-acid sequence MSERVASERTGEHGAYTEASDEEEFELIRRDGEPILSVQDLRTHFDTEEGTVKADDGVSFEIEEGEILGLVGESGCGKSVTSLSIMRLLQRPGYIADGRIMFRGEDLATKTKEEMRRIRGNRMAMIFQEPMTAMNPVFDIGWQVGEPLRIHQEMSRSASRTEAIELMRRVGIPSPEDRIDDYPHQFSGGMRQRAMIAMALACEPDLLVADEPTTALDVTIQAQILDLIRELNDRLGMSVLLITHNLGVVAGTCDRVAVMYAGRIVEYGTVEEIFNDPRHPYTKGLINAVPDPTRDEQDLHPITGNVPSLADTPEGCNFAPRCPYATEQCQTDDPRLREVDDDHYSACIWEDPL; translated from the coding sequence ATGAGCGAACGAGTCGCGTCCGAGCGGACGGGCGAACACGGCGCGTACACCGAAGCCAGCGACGAGGAAGAGTTCGAGTTGATCCGCCGAGACGGCGAGCCGATCCTCTCGGTGCAGGACCTCCGCACCCACTTCGACACCGAGGAGGGGACCGTCAAGGCCGACGACGGGGTCTCCTTCGAGATCGAAGAGGGAGAGATCCTCGGACTCGTCGGCGAGTCGGGGTGTGGCAAGAGTGTCACGAGCCTCTCGATCATGCGACTACTCCAGCGTCCCGGCTACATCGCGGACGGCCGGATCATGTTCAGAGGGGAGGACCTCGCGACGAAGACGAAAGAGGAGATGCGCCGCATCCGCGGCAACCGGATGGCGATGATCTTCCAGGAGCCGATGACGGCGATGAACCCCGTCTTCGACATCGGCTGGCAGGTCGGTGAACCACTGCGCATCCACCAGGAGATGAGTCGGTCCGCCTCCCGCACGGAGGCGATCGAACTGATGCGCCGGGTCGGGATCCCCAGCCCCGAAGACCGCATCGACGACTACCCCCACCAGTTCTCCGGCGGGATGCGCCAGCGCGCGATGATCGCGATGGCGCTGGCCTGTGAGCCGGATCTGCTCGTGGCCGACGAACCGACGACCGCACTCGACGTGACGATCCAGGCGCAGATCCTCGATCTGATCCGCGAACTCAACGACCGACTCGGGATGTCCGTCCTGTTGATCACGCACAACCTCGGCGTCGTCGCCGGGACGTGTGACCGGGTGGCGGTGATGTACGCCGGCCGGATCGTCGAGTACGGCACCGTCGAGGAGATATTCAACGATCCGCGTCACCCCTACACGAAGGGACTGATCAACGCGGTTCCCGACCCGACGAGAGACGAACAGGACCTCCACCCGATCACCGGGAACGTCCCCAGTCTGGCCGACACCCCCGAGGGGTGTAACTTCGCTCCACGGTGTCCGTACGCGACGGAGCAGTGCCAGACCGACGATCCCCGACTCCGGGAGGTCGACGACGACCACTACAGTGCCTGCATCTGGGAGGACCCACTATGA
- a CDS encoding MFS transporter: protein MALETAGSRESLIRGYSGRMFATFTMVTLFGSLGRLVLSPLLPTIIADLEISRAAAGVGLTVLWAFTALAQFPGGRLSDALSRKTMLLAGLGANVVGFTMLALSDGYAQLVVSLAIVGVGTGLFIPAKYLVLTELFVERRGRAFGVNSAAAEIGGVLASVAAVAVLALGAWRVTFVPVAGILLLGILAFAVWSDERVTLARTRLDVRGTARRLVGNRDLLLLLVTFSLFSFVWQGVTGFLPDFLHVHKEFSQTFASNAFAVLFVVAAIVTPVVGSLGDRLGHARVGVLTPLVGSVGLGVIILAGDRVGVLAGIAVLASGIGSFWPLLYAHLMDALPDQDMGGDFGATRTVFMGLGSLGPAYVGVVVDVSGYVTAFVGFVGCLLVTTALLVAIVRSA, encoded by the coding sequence GTGGCACTAGAGACTGCAGGGAGCCGAGAGTCACTGATCCGCGGGTACTCCGGGCGGATGTTCGCGACCTTCACGATGGTCACGTTGTTCGGTTCGCTCGGCCGACTCGTCCTCTCACCGTTACTCCCGACGATCATCGCCGATCTGGAGATCTCCAGAGCCGCGGCGGGCGTGGGACTCACCGTCCTCTGGGCGTTCACCGCCCTCGCGCAGTTCCCCGGGGGACGGCTCTCGGACGCGCTCTCTCGAAAGACGATGCTGCTCGCGGGGCTCGGTGCCAACGTGGTCGGCTTCACGATGCTGGCCCTCTCCGACGGTTACGCACAACTGGTCGTCTCGCTGGCTATCGTCGGTGTCGGCACCGGTCTGTTCATCCCGGCGAAGTACCTGGTCCTGACCGAACTGTTCGTCGAACGCCGGGGGAGAGCCTTCGGCGTCAACTCGGCCGCCGCCGAGATCGGGGGCGTACTCGCGTCCGTCGCCGCCGTGGCCGTTCTCGCGCTCGGTGCGTGGCGAGTCACCTTCGTCCCGGTCGCGGGCATCCTCCTGCTGGGCATCCTCGCCTTCGCCGTCTGGTCGGACGAGCGGGTCACGCTGGCGCGCACGCGACTCGACGTCCGAGGCACAGCCCGTCGACTGGTCGGCAACCGCGACCTCCTGCTGCTCCTCGTGACGTTCTCGTTGTTCTCCTTCGTCTGGCAGGGTGTGACCGGCTTCCTCCCCGACTTCCTGCACGTCCACAAGGAGTTCTCACAGACGTTCGCCAGCAACGCCTTCGCCGTCCTGTTCGTCGTCGCCGCGATCGTGACTCCCGTCGTCGGGAGCCTCGGGGACCGCCTCGGGCACGCCCGCGTCGGGGTACTCACGCCACTCGTCGGGTCGGTCGGACTCGGGGTGATCATCCTCGCCGGCGACCGCGTCGGCGTCCTCGCCGGGATCGCGGTTCTCGCGTCGGGGATCGGCTCGTTCTGGCCGCTCCTGTACGCGCACCTGATGGACGCGTTACCGGATCAGGACATGGGTGGTGACTTCGGGGCGACCCGCACCGTGTTCATGGGACTGGGGAGCCTCGGCCCCGCGTACGTCGGTGTCGTCGTCGACGTCTCGGGCTACGTGACCGCCTTCGTCGGCTTCGTCGGCTGTCTCCTCGTGACGACTGCCCTCCTCGTGGCTATCGTTCGGTCTGCCTGA
- a CDS encoding RidA family protein — MAREAYSPAELSDTSYSHAVVENGQFYMAGQVARDADGEIVGDDLETQSRKVFENIGVLLDKVDKDFDDVAKVTVYVIGDHDSLAGYKTVYDETFSAPYPCQTVIGTRPLGDSPVLIEIEAEVPMGDA; from the coding sequence ATGGCGCGAGAAGCCTACAGCCCAGCGGAGCTATCGGACACGTCGTACAGCCACGCGGTCGTCGAGAACGGGCAGTTCTACATGGCCGGACAGGTCGCCCGCGACGCAGACGGCGAGATCGTCGGCGACGACCTCGAGACGCAGAGTCGGAAGGTGTTCGAGAACATCGGCGTCCTCCTCGACAAGGTCGACAAGGACTTTGACGACGTCGCGAAAGTGACCGTCTACGTGATCGGCGATCACGACTCGCTGGCGGGGTACAAGACCGTCTACGACGAGACGTTCTCTGCGCCGTACCCCTGTCAGACCGTGATCGGGACGCGACCGCTCGGCGACTCTCCCGTGCTGATCGAGATCGAAGCGGAAGTACCGATGGGAGACGCATAA
- a CDS encoding ABC transporter permease, with product MGLGNYTLKRILLLIPVFIGVTAAVFLLLKLAPGDAVSALLPPRARDPQTVAELEARLGLDQPIYIQYLKWLGNALQGDLGRSFATRQPVTDMILSRLWPTIQISIIAFVVALFIAVPLGILSAVYKDGWVDHLSRVIAFTGISVPSFWLGIMVILVFALFWQNWFGESLIPAGGYVAPSEGLGDWLNAALPPGITLGVGFSAIVTRLTRSAMVEVLNEDYVRTARAKGVKESALILVHALRNALIPVVTIVGLQVGFLLNGAVVVEQVFQWPGIGRLLYQAVQTNDMPLIQGLVLFIAGVFVMMNLLVDLTYALLDPRIKYD from the coding sequence ATGGGACTCGGTAACTACACCCTCAAGCGGATCCTGCTGCTCATCCCGGTGTTCATCGGGGTCACCGCAGCCGTGTTCCTGCTGTTGAAGCTCGCACCCGGCGACGCAGTCTCGGCACTCCTCCCACCGAGAGCCAGGGACCCACAGACCGTCGCGGAACTGGAGGCGCGACTCGGCCTGGATCAACCGATCTACATCCAGTATCTGAAGTGGCTCGGAAACGCCCTGCAGGGTGACCTCGGACGGTCGTTCGCCACGCGCCAGCCGGTGACCGACATGATCCTCTCGCGGCTCTGGCCCACGATCCAGATCTCCATCATCGCCTTCGTCGTGGCGTTGTTCATTGCCGTCCCGCTGGGGATTCTGAGTGCGGTGTACAAGGACGGCTGGGTCGACCACCTCAGCCGCGTCATCGCCTTCACCGGCATCAGCGTCCCGTCGTTCTGGCTCGGGATCATGGTCATCCTCGTGTTCGCGCTGTTCTGGCAGAACTGGTTCGGGGAGAGCCTGATCCCGGCCGGCGGCTACGTGGCACCGAGCGAGGGACTGGGCGACTGGTTGAACGCCGCGTTGCCCCCCGGCATCACGCTCGGTGTCGGCTTCTCCGCCATCGTGACACGGTTGACGCGGTCGGCGATGGTCGAAGTGCTCAACGAGGACTACGTCCGGACCGCCCGCGCGAAGGGTGTCAAAGAGTCGGCGCTGATCCTGGTCCACGCGCTTCGGAACGCGCTGATCCCGGTCGTCACCATCGTCGGCCTCCAGGTGGGCTTTCTGCTCAACGGCGCAGTCGTCGTCGAGCAGGTGTTCCAGTGGCCGGGGATCGGCCGACTGCTCTACCAGGCAGTACAGACGAACGACATGCCACTGATACAGGGGCTGGTCCTGTTCATCGCGGGTGTGTTCGTGATGATGAACCTCCTCGTCGACCTGACGTACGCGCTTCTCGACCCGCGGATCAAATACGACTGA
- a CDS encoding SDR family NAD(P)-dependent oxidoreductase — protein sequence MTAKTAALVTGAASGIGECVARRFAADDRHEVVACLDLDPAVHDLRDDIGPSVHPYECDVADHDAVGDVVQQVEADADILSVVNNAGTSRYFWIGDLEPDEWDRILDVNLTGQYNVARHATPPMFEREAGSVVNVSSGAGQRGSASGGVHYSAAKAGVFGLTKGLAKQLGPHVTVNCVVPGLIDTPLMSESGLWDAAGIAEFEETLPLERVGDPDEVARVIEFCCGPGASYMTGSVVNVDGGGSLS from the coding sequence ATGACAGCCAAGACAGCCGCACTCGTGACCGGCGCGGCGAGTGGGATCGGCGAGTGCGTCGCAAGACGGTTCGCGGCCGACGACAGACACGAAGTCGTCGCCTGTCTCGACCTCGACCCGGCGGTCCACGACCTGCGCGACGACATCGGGCCGAGCGTGCACCCCTACGAGTGTGACGTGGCCGACCACGACGCGGTCGGCGACGTCGTCCAGCAGGTCGAAGCCGACGCCGACATCCTGTCGGTCGTGAACAACGCGGGCACGAGTCGGTACTTCTGGATCGGCGACCTCGAACCGGACGAGTGGGACCGGATCCTCGACGTGAACCTCACCGGCCAGTACAACGTCGCCCGACACGCGACACCGCCGATGTTCGAGCGGGAAGCGGGCTCCGTCGTCAACGTTTCGAGCGGGGCGGGTCAGCGTGGCTCCGCGAGTGGCGGCGTCCACTACTCTGCGGCCAAAGCGGGGGTCTTCGGACTCACGAAGGGACTGGCCAAGCAACTCGGCCCGCACGTCACGGTCAACTGTGTCGTCCCCGGTCTCATCGACACGCCGCTGATGTCGGAGTCCGGCCTCTGGGACGCAGCGGGGATCGCCGAGTTCGAGGAGACCCTCCCCCTCGAACGAGTCGGCGATCCGGACGAGGTGGCCCGCGTGATCGAGTTCTGCTGTGGCCCCGGAGCGTCGTACATGACCGGCAGCGTCGTGAACGTCGACGGCGGTGGTTCGCTGTCGTGA